AATTCCTTTCGCGCCACTTCAAATACATCATCATCGACGTCGGTACGGACTACGGCCCGTTGCAAACGACGCTGATTCAAGAATCGACCGCCCTGATGATCTTGACCGTGCCCGAAGTGCTGGTCGTGAACCAGACTTTGCGCATGATTCAAGAACTCCTCGTCGCGACCATGCCGCAAGAGATGTTCCAGCTGGTGATCAACAAAGTCGGACCCGGCGCGCTGTCCCCGCAGGCGATTTCGCAGACTTTGCGGATGCCCGCCTTGGGTCTGATTCCGCAAGACGATGCGACCACCGCCATGAGCCTGAGTAAGTCGACCCCTTTCGTGATCGGCGCCCGTCAGGCTCCGATCACTGCGGCTTATCACGACCTCGTTCGCAAGCTGACCGGCGGTACGCTGCAAAAGCTGAAGTCGGTGCAAAAACCGCAAGGCCAAGTCCAAATTGGCCAAGGCCGCAACGAAACGGTGGCCGCGCAGAAAGAGTCCGCGGCGCTGATTCACGCGGGCCAAGAAGAACTCGATCCCCGTAACGTGCTGAAGTTGCGCGTCCACGGCGAACTCATCCGCGCCATGGACTTGAAAAAGGGCGTCGCCGACACGAATGGCGATCCGCAAAAAGAAGAAGCCCTTCGCCAAAAGACGCTCGCGATGATCACGACCCTCGTCGACAAAGAATCGCCGAACACCGCGCGTGACGAACGCTCGCGGATCATCAAGGAAGTCCTTGAAGAATCCCTTGGGCTGGGGCCTTTGGAAGATTTGCTGGCCGATCCCGCCGTCACCGAGATCATGGTGAACGGATACAAAAGAATTTTCATCGAGAAATCGGGAAAAATTCAGCTTTCCCCCACGACCTTCACATCGAACCATCATTTGCGCAACGTCATCGAACGTATCGTGACGCCGCTCGGTCGCCGTATCGACGAAAAGACTCCGTACGTCGACGCCCGTTTGCGCGACGGTTCCCGGGTGAACGCCATCATCGAGCCCCTGTCGATCGATGGCCCCGCACTGACCATTCGTAAGTTTAAAAAGGGCGGAATCACCCCCGAAAAATATATGGAATTCGGTTCGGTCTCGAAGCCGATGCTGGATTTCCTAAAAATCTGCGTCGAGAACGGATTGAACGTCGTCATCTCTGGCGGTACCGGATCTGGTAAAACCTCGCTTCTGAATATGATCTCGGGCTACATCCCGGCGACGGAACGTATCGTCACCGTCGAGGACGCGGCCGAGCTACAAATGAAACAGGAACACGTCGTCCGTTTGGAAACCCGTCCCGCCAATATGGAAGGAACGGGAGCCGTAACGATCCGTGACCTCGTCAAAAACTCCCTGCGTATGCGCCCCGACCGGATCGTCGTCGGGGAAACGCGTGACGGCGCCGCCTTGGACATGCTCCAGGCGATGAATACCGGTCACGACGGTTCGATGACCACGACGCACGCGAACAGCCCGCGCGAGTGCACCGCACGTTTGGAAACGCTTTGCTTGATGGCCGGAATGGATCTTCCGGTCGCCGCGATTCGCGAGCAGATCGCCAGCGCCGTCCACATCATCGTGCAGATCTCGCGTCTGTCCGACGGAAGCCGTAAAGTCATCAGCATCACCGAGGTCTGCGGACTGCAAGGCGGAACGATCACGATGCAAGAGATCTTCCGCTTCAAAGAAACCGGCTTCGACAAAAACCGTAAGATCGTCGGCGTTTTCCAGGCGATGGGTTTGATCCCCTCCTTCATCGAAAAACTCGAGCAGAAGGGCGTCATCATTCCGCGCGATATGTTCTCGAATGAACCGCCGAAACCCGCCGCCCAGGCCGCGCCCAAAACTTCGCTCATGCCGACCATGCCCGGCATGAAGAAAATCGGAGGCAAGTGATGGATATCATCAACAAGCTCCTGGGAAGTCATTGGATCGCACTGCCGCTGATCGGACTTTGCGTCGCGACCATCGTGTACATGTGGTTCGACAAGATCCTGAATAAAGTCATGGGAAGCGCCGCGAGCAACCGTTCCGAAATCCTGCGCTACCTGAACCTCATGCACGTGGAAGTGAATCCCCGTCACGTCGATTACCTGCTGTTCTTTTGCAGCTTCGGACTCGGCTTGGCGTTCTTCCTGCTGCTATGGCCGCGCGCGACGATCGGATTGATCATCGGTGGGACCGTCGGTGGCTTCATGTGGCGCGTCCCCTTGCTGCTGATCCGCTCGCAGTGGGAAAAGCGAAATCAGAAGCTCGTCGATCAGATGGTCGACGGCCTCACCATCATGGCGAACGGGATCAAAGCCGGTCTGTCCGTGCCCCAATCCATGGAACGCGTCGTGGAAAATTTGCCGAATCCGATCAGCCAGGAATTCCGCCTGGTCCTCAGTCAGATCCGCATGGGACGCAGCGTGGAAGAGGCGCTCCTGGACCTGGGGGAGCGTATTCCCAAGGCCGACGTCCAGATGTTCGTGACGGCGATCAACATCCTGAAAGAAACCGGCGGTAACTTGGCCGAAACTTTCACGACCATCGTCGTGACGATCCGCGAACGTCAGAAAATCGAACGTAAAATCGAAGCGATGACCGCGCAGGGAATCATGCAGGGGTTCATCGTATCGATGGTCCCGATCGGTTTGATCGCGCTTTTCTACTTCATCGACCCCGGATACATCATGCCCATGTTCACCTCGACCTTGGGCATTATCCTTCTGATGATCATGTTCGCATTCATCATTATCGGTGGTGTCGCCATTCGAAAAGTGGTTACAATCAAAGTGTAATCACATCGCGGCCGTAGGCCGTACGGACCCTTTTCGATGGAGTTTCAAGGATGAAACGAACCTCGCGGCTTTTGGCCCTGGTCACCGCTTTTCTCGGATCTGCTACCGCTCACGCCATCGTGGATATGAAGACCGCGAACTACAGCCAAACGTGGACGGATATCGACGTTCCTTCGGCGGCAAATCAGTTCAAACTTAAAGTCGACCGCACTTACAACAGCCGTTCGCTTTTCGACGGCATGTTCGGTTTCGGTTGGTGTTCGGATTTCGAAACCCGCTTGGACATCACTCCCGAGGGCAACATCCGCCTGATCGAATGCGGTTCGGGTCAAGAGACCGTTTACATGCCTTTGGAGTTCAATCGTAAAGACATCGACAAAACCATCGCCGCCATCTTGCCCAAGCTCCGCCAACAGCAGGGCATGGATGAAAAAGCGCTCAAGGCGCTTCAAGAAGAAATGGTGTCGAACGCCAAGCTGCGCGCCAAGTACGCCGCCGACTTCAAAATCAAAGTCGAACCCAAAGAAGGCATGCAGTACTTCGCGAACGGTCGCGAAGTGGAAAAATTCGTTTTTTCCAAAAACGTTTACACCCGCACGCTGGTCAGCGGAACGCAAATGCGTTTCAACACTCAGGGTCGCATGACCCATATGTACGATGCCGCCGGTAACTTCTTGCGCTTCGAGTACGACAAAGACCAAGTCCGCGAAGTCGTCGATAACAACGGCCGTAAGCTCAGCTTCAAGTACTTTAACAACAAGAAGGTAAAAGCCATCTCGGGTCCCAACGGCACGACCGCCGAATATAAATTCGAGGGCCTTGACGATCTGAACTGGGTGAAGAACCAATGGGGCAACATCTACACCTACGCATATGACGATCGCCATAACTTGGTGAAGGTCAATTACCCCGATAAAACCTCGATCCAAATCGGCTACAACCAAGAGCGCGACTGGGTCACAAAGTTCGTGGATCGCGATAAGTGTACCGAGGACTACGGCTACGAACTTTCGAAGTCGGATCCCAAGATGCACTACTGGTCGACGGTGAAAAAAGTCTGCCGCAAAGAGATCGTCAACGAATCAAAACACGAGTTCATTCACAAAAAACGTGATGACGGCCAAGTTTACTTGCAGCGTGTGATCTCGACGATCAACGGTTCGGTGACCGATATCACCTACCACGAAGTCTTCAATCGCCCCCTTACGATTCGCCGCAATGCCGAGACCTCGAATTTCGAGTACTACGCGAATGGCCAGATCCGTACGAAAAGTACGCGCCTGACACGTATGACTTACCAGTACGACAAGAAAAGCCAGAAGGTCTCGGAGGTGCAAACGACGGTGTTGAACGACAAAGGCAAAGCCGTCACCAGTCGCAAAACCGCGTTCCAATACGACGCCAAAGGGAATCTGACCTTCGCTTCGAACTCCGAAGGACAACGCGTACGCATGACCTATGACGGTCGCGGCCGCATCAAGACGATCACGGACCAAGCCCGTAAGGTCGTACGCATCGACTACGAAGAACGCTTCGGCAAACCCGCCGTGGTCAGTCGCCCCGGCCTCGGAACGATCCGCGTCAGCTACAAGGCCAACGGCGACATCGACAAGGTGAATTCCGCGGAAGGACCCACCGTAGCCATGCAGGTTGCCAGTACTTTCAATAACTTACTCGACATACTTTCCCCGGCGTCCCCGGAAGTCTACAATTAAGGATAGAGGGGTAAAAACATGAGCAAGCTGCTTGTTGTTACGATCATGATGATGTTCGCTCCGATATCGGCCTTCACCCAGGCGAACGATGCTCCCGCGTCTTCGGACATGGACCGCGCCGTTCCCGAGGGCTGCAAGGACTTCACCTCTGAGCAAATGAAGGACCCCAACAGTCCTTGCTACGCGGAAGTCAGCAAAGACCTCGATCCTCGTCGCACCGAAGGCGAATACTTCGATGCGAACCTGACCAACACGCCGCTCAAAGATGAGTGCAACGGCTGCCATGTCATGACCGGCATCGATCTGCCCGGAAACACGAACGAGAACGTCTATAACGTGAAATTCCTGAAGAACGCGGTTCCCCAGTACGGCTCGCCAGTCGAGGCCGCAGGCAGCGACGAGAAGTCCGGAACGGATTGATCAGACACGCGTCGAACAATTTGACGGTGGAAAGAACGTGTCTCGGAATGAGACACGTTTTTTTTGGTCCAAAGTTTATATATTGAATCTGAGTGCCTCAAACCAGGATCGAGTGGCACCGATCTCGCAATACTCTCCTTACGAGACACAATGCTCTACCAGGAGGGCCTATGAAAAAAGCCACGATGTTGTTCGCAGCCATTCTGCTGTCGGCGGGCACAGGATTCGCCCAGTCGAAGTCGACGCGCGCACAAGACCGCAATATCGCACGGGACAATAAAACCGATTGCGGACGCCTGCAACAGACCGATCTGTTCGCGAATACTAATCCTCCCGCGTCGACGTCGGCAGCGAAAAAAGGATCGGCGAAGTCCGGTCGCGATTAATCCGCTTCGGTTTCCGCGCCGGTTTTCCGGTGGCGGAACTCGACCGACCACGGCTTCTGCCCGACGCTTGCGCCGGAATCCAGGCCGGCCCAGCGATGGCCTTTCTTCCAAAGATCACTCGTGATCTTGATGGCTCCGCCCGCGACCTGACGAAGTTGCTCCGTCACCATGCTGGTGGTCAGCCAGCGTTCCGCGCGCGATTCCAACGTACGTCCACCAAATTCGATTTGCATCAACATGACGATCACGACGGTTGCGACGATCGATTTAACGACGAACATCATGTTCCACGTCCTTCCAATTAGCCGACGCTTTCGCGCGAAGGCGCGCGGTAGCCGTCCAGTGTTTCCAGTAAAGATTGAACGTCTTGAACTCGAAAAGGCTTTTCCAAAAAGCGGATGCAGCCCGCTTGATTTGCGCGCGCGCGAACGATTTCCTCTGTCGCGGTCGACATGGCGATGATGCGACACTGCGGTCGAGCCTCCAGAATTTCGATCGCGGCTTCGGCACCATTTTTTTCCGGTAAAACCATATCCATGAAGATGAGATCCGGCTTGGCGAGCTTCGCGCGTTCGATGGCTTCGGTTCCCGTACGGGCTTCCGCGACCACTTCGCAGCCAAGATCCATGAGCATCGAAACCAGTATTTGCCGGACGAAACCGGCGTCATCCACGACGAGAACCTTCAGCGCCATGAATAAATGTTAGATTAAAATGGAGTGTTCGCCGAGGCCGGTTTTTTCTCGGAAGACGGCTCACGATCGGATTTAGAGTCTTGGTCGCGCTCCCACTTTTCCACGTCCTCTTTCGAGATCTCACGATAGCGACCCGACTCAAGTCCGGCTTCCGCCGGCGAACGATCCGGCGCCGCGGTCGTCCCCGCCGCCGGAAGCAGCGAACGACTCTCGGGGGAAACCGCAAACGCCACCGACGCGACCAAGAAGGACCAACAAACGACAAACGCGATGTAGTGCGAAGGACGCGATGGAAATGCCATAACTCCGTTTCGGATTCCCCGAGTTCCTCCTGAAGACCGGCAAGCCCATCGACGGGTCCGATTGACTTGATCCCACCCCCACCCGATCATGAAAAGATGAAATATCTTAGGTATTTTCACGCTCTTTCGCTGCTACTAACCTGCCTTTCGTCGGGCCCGGTTTTCGCGCAAATCAAAACCTACCAAAGCGCCATCGACCAAACGCTGAACCTTCGGAAAATCGCGGTCGTACCGATGGAAGACAACGTTAAACACATCTACGCAAGCCCTCTGACCGAAAGCTTGCTGAACGAATTGAAGCAAGATCGCAGATTCGAAGTTTTGGCAGGCCCCGCACCTCGTTTCGCCCCCGAGGAATTCGAAGGCAACCCCAAGTCCGTCGCCACTTACCTCTCGTCGGTCAAAGCCGACGCGCTCATCACCTCGCGATTGATCAAAGGCGCGCGCGGACTCTCCTTGCGTCTGACATTGATCGCGGGTTCGGAAAATTTACCGATGGCGCAAGAGATCCTCGAAGACTACCCCGGTTTCGAAACCGAAGACGTCAAACGCCAGCTCAGCCAGCTCTTGGCGAAATTGTTGTCGCGTTTGCCTTACCAAGCCTTAGTGACCAGTCGGCAGGGACAGGTCGTGACGTTGAACGCCGGTTCACGACACGGGTTACGACTGAACGACGAAATTTTCGTCGTCTTGATCACCGGCATCGAACGTCATCCGAAATTCAAGTTCATCACCAAAGTCGACCGCGAAATCATGGGCAAAGTTCGCCTGGAGAAAGTCGACGACTCGGTGTCGTTCGGCAGCTTGGTGTCGGAACGCTCGGCCAATCTCGTGCAGGCCGGTTTCAAAGCCACGTGGTCCGAGCCCGTCAGTTATCCGCGGGCGGGCATTACCGAGGGCGGTGGTCTGGTGCCGGGCATCGGCGATCGCCCCGACGCTCCCCTGGCCTACGGCAACGCCCCCCGCGAATGGACGACGGGTCAGGATGCAAGCTTCGGCAAAGTCGCCCTGCTGGCCGGCATCGCGCAAACCAATTTATCCACGACGTTATCCACCGGCGACAGCGCCAGCGGCGCCAACAACTTCAGTCCTTTGGTGCGCATCGATGCCCAGATGTGGCTGGATCCACGATGGCAATTCGATCTCATCATCGAACAGATGGCGACGAAGATTCCCAACGAGCTCGCGAATTCGTCACCTTCGAATTTGAATCTGCAGATGCAAGAGCTGTCGCTGCTGCTGGGCTACAACTTCCTCGTTGAACCCGAGGATTTTTGGGGACCGAAGTTCGAATTGATGGGCGGCTTTTCGAAAACCACGCTGTTCGTTGACGATTCCACTCCCCGTGCGCACACCAGTAAAGAATACGGCGGCTTCGCCTTCGGTCTCGGCGGGTCTTTCCCTTTGGTCGCCGAAAACAACTCGCGTTGGCTGTTGGGCGGAAAGTTCCTGTACTACTGGCAACCCACCATCAGCGAAACTCCCGTTTCCAGCGGCAGCGCCTCGAACCAAATCACGCATTTCAATTTGTTCGCGGAATACGGGATTTCCACCAAGATGGCGTTCCGCACGGACGTGAACTTCAAACAGGTTTCGAGTTCCTTTTCCGGTGGTCCGGCGAACTCCGCCAGTGCCAACATGGTCAATTTGATGGCCGGCGCCGCGTTCTATTTCTAAATGTATCTAATCGACGCCCTGGGTACGTTCCCCCGGGGCACTTTGCATGGGAAGCGCGGCGGGAGTATCCGCACGGGGGGCCACGGGATAGGGGCACCCCTTCCCGCTCGGCTCGCAGTTCAGCCCCTGGGTCAGCGCGGGTTGGCGCAACATGATGTTGTCCACGCGTCCGGCCCACGAAGGATGCGATCCGGTCGAGTCGTAGCGTGATTCGGCCTTCACGCCGCAAGCATAGTCCATTTGCATGAGGTGCGCCTTCAGGGCGTTCGGCAGCTTCACGGTCTTTCCCGTCTTGGGCGACACCCGCTTCGGCATGGGACCGTTAACGACGCGATCGCGCAGGGGTAGTTCCGTCGCCATCGTTTCCGCCGCAAACCAGTCGCAGAAAGCCTCGTTGTGATGATTCGAGTAACACGCGTCTTTCAGATCGGGGGAGCTCGACTTCTCTTTAGGCGAACGGAATTTTCCACCCGCGTCCGAACGTAGGCAGCGGTAGGTCTCGTAGAAAGGGGTATGAACAAGATCGCCCGTGGCGCGCGGGATTTTTTTTGCCGCGGAATCGCCATCCAATCCACCGCCCAAACGGCACAAGTCGAAAGCGTGGGAAATCTCGTGGGTCATCGCGCGCAGAACTGATTCGTCGGGTTGAAACATGGCGCTGGGGGGAATGGAAATGTCCTGAGCTCCGTAGTCGAAACTCGCGTGGTAGGGTATCCCGCACCCATTGATAGAATAAGGGTACTTGTTGTTCGTGACCGCGCGGACACGTTCCAGAATTTCCTTTTCATTCGCGTTCAGTGCGGACTCCGCACGCCCCGCCAGAATTTTTCGCTCAACCGCCGCCTTCGCCTCCTTGAACAAGCGTTCGGCGCGCGCATCCTGTTGCGAAAAATCGAACTGCATCGTGTCCTTTTGACCTTTGCGGGCGGCGTACTTTTTAGAGATTTGATCCAGCGAAAACGTCGCGTCGACCAGATTCATATAACCGTCTTGACCGAGTTTTTGCTCCCAGTAGGCGCGGACTTCCGCCGGCGTCTTCGACTGCCGCGTGGGGTTTGCCGAATCCGGCGGCCAGTTGACGATCTCCGTTTCGCTCGGAAGAACCTGTCGCAACTGCAAATCGCCGTTCATCCAACGGTTCAACGTTGCCGAGGGAACCTCCCCCGGCTTGAGCGCCGAGAAAGCCACCGCGAGCTTCGCCAATTCGGGCTTCGTTTCGGCTTCATTGCGATTGCTTTCCGATTGCGAGATGGATTGCAGCGCACACGCGGGAACACTCGTCCCGTCCTCGAACTCCAGAGAATCCTCTGGATTCAAATCTTCGAAGAGCTTGCAGTCTTGGGTCAGCGTTTTCAGATCGCACGTCCGAGCCTGGACCGGTACCGCGAGCGCCCAGGCCGCCAACAAAGTGAGGACCGCGCCCGGGGGAATCATCTTCCCTTCCCTTTAAGCCCATCGAATTGCCGTAGATGACTCAACATCTCGGTCGTGCTTTTACCGAGATTGCGCACCTGGGGATCGGCTGCGGGGCCGGGACAGAAGCGATTCACATAACGGATTCCATCCACGAACGCACGGGCCTCGAAAGGGTGCGCGCACGCGGGTTGCCGCGAAGTCTTCACCGCCATGATATCACGGCTCCAACGCTCGAAATCTTGCTTCGTGATCACCGACAAAGCGACCGTACGGTGGCCACGGCGGAACTTCAGAAAGTGAGTGGGTTGGGCGCCGAGTTTGAGCTGCTCGAGGATGAGCCACTCCATCTGGGTATTCACCCGCACTTCGTAGCTTTTCAGAGGTTTATCGGAGAATGTCGCGGGCGATTTCACTCGTGCAGCCGGAGCTTTGCCAATCGGCTTAGGAGGAGCGGCGATCGCGCCTATCCCCAGGGCGAGAAATCCACCCACCAATATGCCTTTCCCGAAGCTTAGACCCATCCTTCAACGCTAACATTCGGGCATAAAAAAACCCAGGTCCGTGGGGACCTGGGTCTTG
Above is a genomic segment from Pseudobdellovibrionaceae bacterium containing:
- the tadA gene encoding Flp pilus assembly complex ATPase component TadA, translated to MLLSPGCNVIAVGGGKGGVGKSVFSANFALALMMELKTQVLLIDADARSCGDQNVILGVRPNKTIAELAAFQGSLTPASIPQMVTQLPSGLSYIGAVRGPDETLKVNPEAFMKPLEFLSRHFKYIIIDVGTDYGPLQTTLIQESTALMILTVPEVLVVNQTLRMIQELLVATMPQEMFQLVINKVGPGALSPQAISQTLRMPALGLIPQDDATTAMSLSKSTPFVIGARQAPITAAYHDLVRKLTGGTLQKLKSVQKPQGQVQIGQGRNETVAAQKESAALIHAGQEELDPRNVLKLRVHGELIRAMDLKKGVADTNGDPQKEEALRQKTLAMITTLVDKESPNTARDERSRIIKEVLEESLGLGPLEDLLADPAVTEIMVNGYKRIFIEKSGKIQLSPTTFTSNHHLRNVIERIVTPLGRRIDEKTPYVDARLRDGSRVNAIIEPLSIDGPALTIRKFKKGGITPEKYMEFGSVSKPMLDFLKICVENGLNVVISGGTGSGKTSLLNMISGYIPATERIVTVEDAAELQMKQEHVVRLETRPANMEGTGAVTIRDLVKNSLRMRPDRIVVGETRDGAALDMLQAMNTGHDGSMTTTHANSPRECTARLETLCLMAGMDLPVAAIREQIASAVHIIVQISRLSDGSRKVISITEVCGLQGGTITMQEIFRFKETGFDKNRKIVGVFQAMGLIPSFIEKLEQKGVIIPRDMFSNEPPKPAAQAAPKTSLMPTMPGMKKIGGK
- a CDS encoding type II secretion system F family protein, yielding MDIINKLLGSHWIALPLIGLCVATIVYMWFDKILNKVMGSAASNRSEILRYLNLMHVEVNPRHVDYLLFFCSFGLGLAFFLLLWPRATIGLIIGGTVGGFMWRVPLLLIRSQWEKRNQKLVDQMVDGLTIMANGIKAGLSVPQSMERVVENLPNPISQEFRLVLSQIRMGRSVEEALLDLGERIPKADVQMFVTAINILKETGGNLAETFTTIVVTIRERQKIERKIEAMTAQGIMQGFIVSMVPIGLIALFYFIDPGYIMPMFTSTLGIILLMIMFAFIIIGGVAIRKVVTIKV
- a CDS encoding RHS repeat protein is translated as MKRTSRLLALVTAFLGSATAHAIVDMKTANYSQTWTDIDVPSAANQFKLKVDRTYNSRSLFDGMFGFGWCSDFETRLDITPEGNIRLIECGSGQETVYMPLEFNRKDIDKTIAAILPKLRQQQGMDEKALKALQEEMVSNAKLRAKYAADFKIKVEPKEGMQYFANGREVEKFVFSKNVYTRTLVSGTQMRFNTQGRMTHMYDAAGNFLRFEYDKDQVREVVDNNGRKLSFKYFNNKKVKAISGPNGTTAEYKFEGLDDLNWVKNQWGNIYTYAYDDRHNLVKVNYPDKTSIQIGYNQERDWVTKFVDRDKCTEDYGYELSKSDPKMHYWSTVKKVCRKEIVNESKHEFIHKKRDDGQVYLQRVISTINGSVTDITYHEVFNRPLTIRRNAETSNFEYYANGQIRTKSTRLTRMTYQYDKKSQKVSEVQTTVLNDKGKAVTSRKTAFQYDAKGNLTFASNSEGQRVRMTYDGRGRIKTITDQARKVVRIDYEERFGKPAVVSRPGLGTIRVSYKANGDIDKVNSAEGPTVAMQVASTFNNLLDILSPASPEVYN
- a CDS encoding response regulator yields the protein MALKVLVVDDAGFVRQILVSMLMDLGCEVVAEARTGTEAIERAKLAKPDLIFMDMVLPEKNGAEAAIEILEARPQCRIIAMSTATEEIVRARANQAGCIRFLEKPFRVQDVQSLLETLDGYRAPSRESVG